From Drosophila willistoni isolate 14030-0811.24 unplaced genomic scaffold, UCI_dwil_1.1 Seg548, whole genome shotgun sequence, one genomic window encodes:
- the LOC124461602 gene encoding uncharacterized protein K02A2.6-like, translating into MAVQVKNYIAACDTCKEAKHTTQTTRPTMGAEVCTSRPIQKLYLDFLGKYPRSRKSNAYILIVLDHFTKFVWLKTMPKATSAATIKFLREELFNTFGVPEIVHTDNGKQFTSKEFEEMVSHFGITHTRTAAYSPQANASERVNQSILTAIRTHVGEDHS; encoded by the exons ATGGCCGTGCAAGTCAAAAATTACATTGCTGCATGTGATACGTGTAAGGAGGCGAAACATACCACGCAGACGACCAGACCAACTATGGGAGCAGAGGTGTGCACGTCGCGGCCGATACAGAAGCTGTATCTGGACTTCCTGGGCAAATATCCACGATCCCGAAAAAGTAATGCCTATATTCTAATAGTGTTGGATCACTTTACTAAGTTTGTGTGGCTCAAAACTATGCCAAAAGCGACGTCCGCAGCGACAATAAAGTTCTTGAGGGAGGAACTCTTTAACACGTTTGGAGTACCGGAG ATAGTACACACCGACAACGGGAAACAGTTTACCTCCAAGGAGTTCGAGGAAATGGTGTCCCATTTCGGGATCACACATACGCGGACAGCAGCCTATTCACCCCAAGCAAACGCGTCGGAGCGGGTGAATCAGTCTATTTTGACGGCGATAAGAACACATGTTGGCGAGGATCACAGCTAG
- the LOC111518771 gene encoding uncharacterized protein LOC111518771 isoform X1: MAAFGEKMSKSQMRRHFEQRNWKFGEKFAVYLDDKLMLANNINIDEEELLDKVIEGTPDKGLRTQARIQCFANPKQMLAAFAEIHLEDIRRATKDENETSRANKLQEMRCRRCNIRGHLVKDCNRPDRVPGSCFICGSMEHWAAKCPDRKGSRETNGLNRTNQSSNNFIRGVQFP, encoded by the exons ATGGCAGCTTTTGGAGAGAAGATGTCCAAGTCACAAATGCGTCGTCATTTCGAACAGCGTAATTGGAAGTTTGGCGAAAAGTTTGCAGTTTATCTGGACGACAAACTAATGTTAGCCAACAATATTAACATCGATGAAGAGGAGCTCCTTGATAAAGTTATCGAGGGTACACCTGACAAGGGATTACGCACTCAAGCACGGATCCAATGTTTCGCCAACCCTAAGCAGATGTTAGCTGCTTTCGCTGAGATACATCTAGAGGACATTCGACGCGCAACTAAAGATGAAAACGAAACTAGCAGAGCAAACAAGCTCCAAGAGATGCGCTGTCGTAGATGTAACATTAGAGGACACCTGGTGAAGGACTGCAACAGGCCGGACCGTGTACCAGGCTCTTGTTTCATCTGTGGATCCATGGAGCATTGGGCAGCCAAATGTCCAGATAGGAAGGGCAGCCGTGAAACTAATGGACTCAACCGTACGAACCAGAGCAGCAACAATTTC ATTCGGGGAGTCCAGTTTCCTTAA
- the LOC111518771 gene encoding uncharacterized protein LOC111518771 isoform X3: MAAFGEKMSKSQMRRHFEQRNWKFGEKFAVYLDDKLMLANNINIDEEELLDKVIEGTPDKGLRTQARIQCFANPKQMLAAFAEIHLEDIRRATKDENETSRANKLQEMRCRRCNIRGHLVKDCNRPDRVPGSCFICGSMEHWAAKCPDRKGSRETNGLNRTNQSSNNFFP, translated from the exons ATGGCAGCTTTTGGAGAGAAGATGTCCAAGTCACAAATGCGTCGTCATTTCGAACAGCGTAATTGGAAGTTTGGCGAAAAGTTTGCAGTTTATCTGGACGACAAACTAATGTTAGCCAACAATATTAACATCGATGAAGAGGAGCTCCTTGATAAAGTTATCGAGGGTACACCTGACAAGGGATTACGCACTCAAGCACGGATCCAATGTTTCGCCAACCCTAAGCAGATGTTAGCTGCTTTCGCTGAGATACATCTAGAGGACATTCGACGCGCAACTAAAGATGAAAACGAAACTAGCAGAGCAAACAAGCTCCAAGAGATGCGCTGTCGTAGATGTAACATTAGAGGACACCTGGTGAAGGACTGCAACAGGCCGGACCGTGTACCAGGCTCTTGTTTCATCTGTGGATCCATGGAGCATTGGGCAGCCAAATGTCCAGATAGGAAGGGCAGCCGTGAAACTAATGGACTCAACCGTACGAACCAGAGCAGCAACAATTTC TTTCCTTAA
- the LOC111518771 gene encoding uncharacterized protein LOC111518771 isoform X2, with the protein MAAFGEKMSKSQMRRHFEQRNWKFGEKFAVYLDDKLMLANNINIDEEELLDKVIEGTPDKGLRTQARIQCFANPKQMLAAFAEIHLEDIRRATKDENETSRANKLQEMRCRRCNIRGHLVKDCNRPDRVPGSCFICGSMEHWAAKCPDRKGSRETNGLNRTNQSSNNFRAS; encoded by the exons ATGGCAGCTTTTGGAGAGAAGATGTCCAAGTCACAAATGCGTCGTCATTTCGAACAGCGTAATTGGAAGTTTGGCGAAAAGTTTGCAGTTTATCTGGACGACAAACTAATGTTAGCCAACAATATTAACATCGATGAAGAGGAGCTCCTTGATAAAGTTATCGAGGGTACACCTGACAAGGGATTACGCACTCAAGCACGGATCCAATGTTTCGCCAACCCTAAGCAGATGTTAGCTGCTTTCGCTGAGATACATCTAGAGGACATTCGACGCGCAACTAAAGATGAAAACGAAACTAGCAGAGCAAACAAGCTCCAAGAGATGCGCTGTCGTAGATGTAACATTAGAGGACACCTGGTGAAGGACTGCAACAGGCCGGACCGTGTACCAGGCTCTTGTTTCATCTGTGGATCCATGGAGCATTGGGCAGCCAAATGTCCAGATAGGAAGGGCAGCCGTGAAACTAATGGACTCAACCGTACGAACCAGAGCAGCAACAATTTC CGTGCCTCATAG